ggcaggcttacaatgatggcaaatagcaacatttgagagtgtgctgaccctggtactagagggggtacagctggaagttgaatgtttgaaggggtacgggactatacaaggtttgggaaccactgtgctAGATAAATTGACTGTTTCACTGTACGCCAGATCTGCTAGATCCATAGACATTAAGACCAGTACATAGTGATAACGCTGACGTCGTCCACTTATTTCTTATGGATAAGTTCCGATGGCGAATGAATCCGGAAGTATTTTAATTTGAAGCGTGCCATATTGCTGAATGGGACTGAATGTTACCCAGAAAATCGCTAAGGATCATGTTGAAAGCAGCCGTCACTAGCAAAGCATCATGGTCGATGTAGTCATTTTCATCCTGCCTGAGACCACGTGCATGAGGGCGTGAGCCTCCTCTAAGCCTGCCGGCCCGTGATTGGTCTGTGTCAGGACGTGGTCCTGTGTGACGACAATATAGTGATCAGAATTtatcactatttaattaaatatcccGATTTGTAGAGAATTTTAAAATAATTCACATAGGGGATCAAACCTGATCTTAGTAAACAAATTGTTGAGCCCAAAacagtatatttaaaaaatgggtCCGTTCTAGCGATCGTAATGGATTTAGGCTTTTTTTGGGCACCGCTAGTTTGCTATGCAGTGGGCGACCAACAGAGCACTTGACTTCATGCTCCAAACCGGACACTGGGGGCCTGGCTTGATCCAAATAGCAGCCTAATTGTTttctgaaaaatatatatatattttaggtgCGCTTGATTTACTATATTtttacagatcagggttggacgGATTACAATACAAGTAATTTAATGTAATCCATTGGATTACCTCGAAATAAGTGTGATTTCATTTTTAACATATGCTGTTCCCATCCAACACAATGGATTTTTAACCTAAACGGACATGTAACGGATACAAGATAAATCTGATCATCTCATTAGTTAGATGATCAATTGTGCGATACTCTGCATGTAGACAGGAGTTTCTTAAACTATGGGTCGGGACCGAAAGTGGGCCCTGAACATGTGGGAGGTGGGTTGCAAGTTATGTGTACATCTACACACTGTTTCTTCATAATTTGGGTCATTGGAGGACAATTTAGGTCACGGGAGTAAGGCCAATTTCTAATTTGGATCTTGAGCTGAAAAAGTTAAAGAACCCTTGATGTAGATTATTCAAAGAGTTGGCAAAAACAAGTAGATCTGTCAGATTTTTGCGTACTTAGATGGCTCTGGTCACTTATCAGTTGATACCAGGCTTCTGAGAAGGAAGCTGGCTGTGGACGCTTATCAGTTGAAACCAGGTTGCTGAGTAGGCGTTTGTCATGTGTGTCTTCCCAGTATTTGGAAATTAAACAGGATGCAGCTGTGTTGATGAATTAAAAACGACCTTTTGATGTGAGAGTTAATTTCTCAGTAAGTAGGGGTCAGActttttttgttaaaaaaaaaagggtTTTGTGGAAAGCAACCAATGAAAGCATATTTTTTGGAGTTTTGGATATTTCAGATAGACTAGAGCAGATCAGTTCATGTTCAGTAagaggtgtatttaatcagagccGGTTTAGCCGACATCCACATAGCAGTTGTTTTGATGGTGTCagaggtggaactgcgttagagctgtcaaatccacaagcagctCCTGGcattgtacactgagtgtactaaatattaggaacaccttcttgtTATTGACTTGCATCCCCTTTAACCcagagaacagcctcaattcctcagggcatggaatctacaaggtgtcaaaagcattccacagggatgctggcccatgctgacTACAATGCACAGttgatacacaggaaactgttgagtgcgaaaaacccagcagcgttgcagttcttgacacactcaaaacggtgcgcctggcacctactaccataccctgttcaaaggcacttaaatcttttgtcttgcccattcaccctctgaatggcacacatacacaatccatgtctcaagccTTAAAatgttttaacctgtctcctccccttcatccacacggattgaagtggatttaacaggtgacatcaataagagatcatagctttcacctggattcacttggtcagtctatgtcatggaaagagcaagtgctcctaatgttttgtacactcagtgtacctAATgcagacattgccattggctacACAGATTTGCATTAAGagatcccatgcagccttgtttacactTTCGAACCCAGGAATGATTAGGATGATAGGATCCACATGATTTATTTGGATGATTTTTCCATTTGAGCGTCATTTCTATATAGTctacactttctcgttctgaacATCTAACACAAGTGTGTGGCTTCGTGACATTGATGGCAAGAGCAGCCACTCACGGATCTAACACAGTTCAACCTCCAACACCACCAAAACATCCGCTATGCAGCTGTCTGCTGTCGCCTTAacacttgatctgattgaatctaggtcAAAACATTTTGGGGAACTGAAAGGACAAGCTTCCATTCCCACTGAAAGTCACCAAGGACGCTGTTGTTTCTAAACCACCATGCCATTTGGGTcctggtggaaagtagtgcactatgtagggaataaggtgctattttgTCCCTGATGTAGACAAATGTGATCGCTATCATGGATTTGTCATGAAATAACCTCTACGCTCCTGTCCCCAAGGATGGAAGAAGTTTAAGTCCAGTTTGTACTACCTCTCTACTGAGAAGAAATCCTGGACAGAGAGCAGGCAGGACTGTCTGGGACGAGGAGCACACCTGGTGATCATTAACAGCAAagaggaacaggtgagagggagttAGTCAATTATATTTTTGATAATTTCCACATTTAGTTTCTATTTCAGCTCctgtttgtttttcactttatcatGTCGCTATCTTTAACCAATGTTTGCAAGCCCCCCCTCCAAAAATAAAACGGGAATAGTCCTGACAGAAAAGCATGTTTGTATGTGATTCAAGATCTTTTCTTTGTGACAAAACAATAGGAATTTATCCATGAATGGAGTGGATGCCTGGAAATCTATCTTGGTTTCCATGACACCAATACAGAGGGGGTTTGGGAGTGGATTAACGATGGCGCATTAGACCAATCATCAGCTCCTGTCACTACGTGAGTGGACCTGTTCTGGATGATATTTTACAGTCTAATTTGTAACAAATTCCTTTTTACCGTCTGATTATCTGTGTTGGTATTGGATGACTTTttactgtctgtttctatgtgcTTCCTTCTATAGTTAGGGCCATCTACTTTAAGTGCTGCCTGTCttcccagtagcctacttggtgcgtgaactgctgactgctcataacttccagatgattgttgacacatcaaccaggattaaggggcagggcaatttgggactgttgttgttttggtaatcagtggctgtattagagggggagtggtttctcctctcctaggcaatcAGAAATGAGCACCGGGAGGTGTGTTCTTCACCTTTGAAAGGCAATTAGCATTTAGTGTTAGTACTTCAGTCTCCCCTGTTTCCTCAGCGGCAGCTGTCATGTCAGTGGTGGTCTTGTTGCCAAAACTAAAATGGTCGTCGAAACAAAGGCGGTTCTGCCGAGTTGTCCTGCAGAGTTGTTCAAGGAAggctccacaccactctctcacttgAGTGTCTTACCCAGCTCCTTTCTGATGATCTCATTTTGCTCTTTTGTAGATTTGGCGATTATTAGTGTGTTCTATACCTGTTcgctcctctccctgtaggctttacagacaCTCCCCACCCTTCCACTACAGCCCTTCTAATGTAGTGGACCATGCACgcacaacccatgtggaattcctGGTTTTCTGATCTGCGGTCAAGTACGCagagttcatctcagcctatgctgctTTTCAGTCCCTTGACCATCTGACTACGTGTTCTCTCATAGTTCGAGAGCATCTGGTCGTCATGGTGATGGCACAGGACTACTCAGTTCTCCTAAGTGGAGATTtcctcttgtctccctctctcacctgtccatctcctcatttcaATTTCATGTTGTCACTGTCAATTGTCCACTTGAGTTTAACATTGTTGTTATCTatcgcccaccaggtgcccttAGAGAGTtactcaatgagcttgacaccttaaAGCTAATTTACTGACAATGGGTCACCGCTCTTCGTATTTGGTGACTTACACCTCCTGACGTTGGGCTTTgatgaatttctttccttcatttCCGATTAATTttccctccttgcctcttttgacctcacctttccccagtcccttcccactcacaaggcaggcaatacgcttgacctcatctttccccagtcccctcccactcacaaggcaggcaatacgcttgacctcatctttactagaggctgttcgcctcctaatctcactgcaacccttcaggtctctgttctcctcctaatctcactgcaaccctccaggtctctgttctcctcctaatctcactgcaaccctccaggtctctgttctcctactaatctcactgcaaccctccaggtctctgttctcctactaatctcactgcaaccctccaggtctctgttctcctactaatctcactgcaaccctccaggtctctgttctcttcctaatctcactgcaaccccctccaggtctctgatcactacttgttttccttttctgtctccctttcctccaaccctaaccactcagcACCTATCTAGATGGCCATGTGCCGTCacaatcttctctctctctctcccactactctctcctcttctatcctatcatctctcccttctgctaaacccttctccctcctgtctcccgaTTCTGCCTTTttgaccctactctcctccctttccacaTCATATGACtcacactgtcccctttcctccctggctggctcggccctcccctcctgccCCGTGGCTGTGACTCATtgcgagcttacagaacagggctgtgggCAGCTGAGTGAAAAAGGAGGAAAATGTAACTCCCACCCGACAACctgaccccatcccctcctccagaccatctctggagaccttctctctttcctcatcaactcatccctgactgCGTCCCCTCTTGACTTGAAAATGGCCCGCTCcgctcctcaagaaaccaacactcgactcCTCTGACATCAAAAACTACAGACCGGTATCCTTTTTTAAAATTTCtgtccaaaacacttgagcgtgcggtctctgaccaactctctccCAACCCGGGCACTCAGTTCtcccacctctggtctcttggccctcccaccttTTACGGAAGCCCAGTCCAATCTCTTCCTCCTGAAGCTAGGACAACAATCTTCCAAAAAACATCCGAAAGCCGACATCTTCAGAAAGTAGCTTAAATCATACCAcatacccccccaccaccacaccacacccacccAGAAGCCTTTCATGAACTAACACTTACACTTGACTTTTCCCCCCCACCACTAGACACCACACCCACCCTTACCTTACTAGACCTTAAGCCTTTCACTGAACTAACACTCTTACCTTACCTTACTAGCCCTTACCTTACTACTTACCTTACTAGCTCTTACCTAACCTTACTAGCTCTTACTTTACTAGCTCTTACCTTACCTTTCTAGCTCTTACCCTACCTTACTAGCTCTTACCTTACCTTACTAGCTCTTACCTAACCTTACTAGCTCTTACCTAACCTTACTAGCTCTTACCTAACCTTACTAGCTCTTACCTTACCTTTCTAGCTCTTACCTTACCTTACTAGCTCTTACCTAACCTTACTAGCTTAGCTCTTACCTTACCTTTCTAGCTCTTACCTTACCTTACTAGCTCTTACCTAACCTTACTAGCTCTTACCTTACTAGCTCTTACCCTACCTTACTAGCTCTTACCTAACCTTACTAGCTCTTACCTTACTAGCTCTTACCTTACCTTTCTAGCTCTTACCTTACCTTACTAGCTCTTACCTAACCTTACTAGCTCTTACCTTACCTTACTAGCTCTTACCTTACCTTACTAGCTCTTACCTTACCTTACTAGCTCTTACCTTACCTTACTAGCTCTTACCCTACCTTACTAGCTCTTACCTAACCTTACTAGCTCTTACCTTACTAGCTCTTACCTTACTAGCTCTTACCTTACTAGCTCTTACCTTACTAGCTCTTACTTTACTAGCTCTTACCTTACTAGCTCTTaccttactagctctgactttgctgatagctactttactgaggaaaaatgtacttactatgactgagatgtggttgtcccacttagctatctgaagatgaattcactaactgtaagtctctctgggtaagagcgtctgctaaatgactcaaatgtaaatgtcatatGTGTTGGATGTCTTTTTACCTTCTGTTTCCCTGTGTTGTTCCATGTGACTTTTTACCGTCTGACTATCTGTGCTGTAGCCTGTTTGATTGCTTTTTTGACTACTTtttgccatctgttttgttataGGTATTGGAGGGATGGGGAACCAAACGATGCAAATCAGGGTGAAGACTGCGCTCATCTCTCAAAGATGGCATCAGACCCACTAAAGAGTTGGAACGACGTACCATGCACAATGAATAAGCACTGGATGTGTGAGAAGACAACGTCCACATTGTAAttatgtgtttagagttttgaaacatgagacattttgatgatctgttttAGATTTTTGTGTTAAGCTCATTCTTGTGAAAATTTGGCAAAGTGATTGGGGGAAAAAACATAGGTAAATTGACCCTTATCTGAGCATGGCGGGCTAACACACGCTGtggtgggctaacacagtctgtTCTTGCACATATGACCCTGGTTCAAAACCCAGCCGGAACCATAAACAGCCTAAAATTCTCATTTGGATATCCAATGTGACTAGATGATGTTTTATTTTGTAATGAAATCCCAACATTATATTATCAGAAACTGTTATGGATTTAAGAGAACTGGCGAAGCAGCTTAAGTAATAGAAATCCAAATGTATTAGCAAAGAAACATAACAGCTTATTATTTAACAGTACAAAGTCAGTATAGACCATGTATGCTGTACTGGTAATATAATGGGTCAGTATAGACCATGTATGCTGTACTGGTAATATAATATGTTATTATAGACCATGTATGCTGTACTGGTAATATAATATGTTATTATAGACCATGTATGCTGTATTGGTAATATAATGGCTCAGTATAGACCATGTATGCTGTACTGGTAATATTTTAGCTCAGTAGACCATGTATGCTGTACTGGTAATAATAGTGCAAAAGCCTTGGTGTATGGGTGTGTAGAAAATCATTGATACTTTGTCTGGACTATTGTCGCCACCTGGCGAAATAGATTGGAGCTTGCACTTCAGTTCCTCCTTCCATAGCTCTGGTCCAGAGCGTTAGTGCGCATTCTCTTATATCCTACGCGTTGAACACACTAACTGTGAGTTTGCGTTTTGGgacaccagaagtacattaatttccaatggaacgctgcgttGCCTTTGACAATTGCGTTGCAGAGGCTGTttcagtgcgttctgtgtggttTATACGTCGGATTTATCGAACGCATACGTCAAACTGTATGCGTAAAAGGGTTGACAGAAATGGTAACataaggtgaatgttgaacttttgttgcacacatatctaGATGACACAGCGAACTATTTTGCGCAGGTACAGTCGGTGTGTTCAAAGCGTAATCTTTGAAGTGAAACGCGCActaacgccctggaccagagctaggccTATGTCTTTCAGCTACTAAGAAAAAAAAGTGATTAATCGATTCATGTTGAGGTGGAAGAATAAAATGAAACATTTCCTACAATATGCTGCCAATATCCCTATAAATAGTATGCCTTAATGTGTGATATtaataaacatttaaataaaaaaagacaatATACAAATGTAAGTCAATATCATGAATATCATAAATACCACCTTCCCACCACTTTAATGCTCCTTCAACTcgtaattactagtgggaaatCCCTGAGCTCCAACTTCTCCCACATGTTGACCTCTGATGTCACCTACTAAGGAAATGATCTCGATAATTGCATTTTAGGCAGTTAAATTTAATACAACATAATTTATAAAAACAATCTACTAATATGTTTTTGAACACTAATTGGCTTACTCTCGGCCTTCCAAGTTGGCGCagcggcactgcatctcagtgctagaggcctcactacagacaccctggttcgaatccagactgtatcacaaccggctgtgattgggagtcccatagggcggcgcacaattggcctagcgtcgtctgagTTTGGCCGGtgtggcagtcattgtaaataagaatttgttcttaataactgacttgtctagttaaatattACCTAGCAGCTTGTTGGCCATTATCTTATCGGCATTTCTCAATGAGGTCAAAGCATGCGAATGTatccaactggtatttacgacttcacaactGTTAATTACACGGCCATCCTCATATTCGTAATCATATCTGTACATTGACAGTTGATAGTTGGGTCGGATAAGTAGATGTTGGCAAATACCTATCTCCCTGCACGTTTATAGACCAAACAACCTGCAGATGCAGAGTAGGAGCCGCGGAGGGGTGTGTGTTCCACCTGTGTCTCCTCAACTTGCAGTGGGCGGACAATTTTGCTATCAGTCAGAATGCGAGTTGGCGTTTCATCTTTTTTTCCTACCCTCACCCGTTTGTTAGATATTAAGCACATTGATAGCTTGATAGCAAACGTCCTTGCCATGTGATTTATCATAGAAGCATGCTAACGTGAATGACCATACCGAAACAGAAATGAAAGTGATCGGGTGAAATTATGAAgcgagtggacagagacatacagcttTACTCTATCCAATCAGAACAGCAGGATCAATATACAGCCCACCCTTCTCTTTACAGACAGGCAAACTAGCCAGTTGAGCTATTTAGATGATATAGCAGCACCTCGCTTGACTGACTGACAAGAGAAAGATGCGTTTCCGATCACGGATAATAAAGAAAGACTCGGATCATAATCGTATCAAGAGAATTGCTCATTTCCTTCACCATACTTGCTTGTTCGACTACTTGGCACACCTCTAGTAATAACCAcctcccacttggttatgaatgcaGCATAAATTGACGGAGTAATGCTGCATTCATGGAAAGTGGTAAGTACCAGTTGTGAAGTCATAATTCCAGTTGATGCATTCACATGCTTTGAACTCTTTGAGAAACTGCAACTGGCTAAAAGCCAACAAGCTGCATCAACCATGGACATCATGCTTGAAAACAAATTATAATGTTACAAAACCATATTAATAGATTACTTTTTATAAATAAGGTTTTGTTGCACTTAACTGCAGAAAATGCTGTTCTGGAAGTAATTTTCTTAGTAGATGACGACAaaggtcagcatgtgggagaagtcTGAGCTCAGGGATGATAAACGTGTTTTCctctagtaattaccagttggaggggaCGTTCAAAGAGGATGTTTTTTCCCAGTCGTACATGGCAAATACAACCTTTCCACTTGGTTATGAACGTAGCATTAGGCTACAACTTCTGTCATCGCACTGTTCAATGATTCTGCTTTTTCGGTCGGTGATGAAATATTAGGGTGAAAGGTTAGGCAACGTTATAACTCCAATGCCAGTAACAAAGCCCACAGTTCCCTTCCGGACACTGCAACAGATC
This is a stretch of genomic DNA from Oncorhynchus tshawytscha isolate Ot180627B unplaced genomic scaffold, Otsh_v2.0 Un_contig_19123_pilon_pilon, whole genome shotgun sequence. It encodes these proteins:
- the LOC112240168 gene encoding C-type lectin domain family 4 member E; translated protein: MCSGLDKKKPHNSNLTFRAHSVHLVTLDIFTHQCNIFGRISFQLSKTVVENPTMQTMDIDKDTYANKPRKKDYIGVTFSGWKKFKSSLYYLSTEKKSWTESRQDCLGRGAHLVIINSKEEQEFIHEWSGCLEIYLGFHDTNTEGVWEWINDGALDQSSAPVTTYWRDGEPNDANQGEDCAHLSKMASDPLKSWNDVPCTMNKHWMCEKTTSTL